In one Stenotrophomonas maltophilia genomic region, the following are encoded:
- the gap gene encoding type I glyceraldehyde-3-phosphate dehydrogenase, translated as MAIKVGINGFGRIGRNVLRSAVLNFGDDIEIVAINDLLEPDYLAYMLKYDSVHGRFKADVSVQGNDLLVNGKKIRLTQERDPANLKWDEVGVDVVIESTGLFLTKETAQKHIDAGAKKVILSAPSKDDTPMFVFGVNDKTYAGQAIISNASCTTNCLAPLAKVINDKWGIKRGLMTTVHAATATQKTVDGPSNKDWRGGRGILENIIPSSTGAAKAVGVVIPELNKKLTGMSFRVPTSDVSVVDLTVELEKEATYAEICAEVKAQSEGALKGILGYTEDKVVATDFRGETHTSVFDAEAGIALDGTFVKLVSWYDNEWGYSNKCLEMARVVAAK; from the coding sequence ATGGCAATCAAGGTTGGTATCAACGGTTTCGGTCGCATCGGGCGTAACGTCCTGCGCTCGGCGGTGCTGAACTTCGGCGACGACATCGAAATCGTGGCCATCAACGATCTGCTGGAGCCGGATTACCTGGCCTACATGCTCAAGTACGACTCCGTGCACGGTCGCTTCAAGGCTGACGTGTCGGTGCAGGGCAACGACCTGCTGGTCAACGGCAAGAAGATCCGCCTGACCCAGGAACGCGATCCGGCCAACCTGAAGTGGGACGAAGTGGGCGTGGACGTGGTCATCGAGTCCACCGGTCTGTTCCTGACCAAGGAAACCGCGCAGAAGCACATCGATGCCGGCGCCAAGAAGGTCATCCTGTCCGCCCCGTCCAAGGACGATACGCCGATGTTCGTGTTCGGCGTGAACGACAAGACCTACGCCGGCCAGGCGATCATCTCCAACGCCTCGTGCACCACCAACTGCCTGGCCCCGCTGGCCAAGGTCATCAATGACAAGTGGGGCATCAAGCGTGGCCTGATGACCACCGTGCACGCCGCCACGGCTACCCAGAAGACCGTTGACGGCCCGTCCAACAAGGACTGGCGCGGCGGCCGCGGCATCCTGGAGAACATCATTCCGTCCTCCACCGGTGCGGCCAAGGCGGTCGGCGTGGTCATTCCGGAACTGAACAAGAAGCTCACCGGCATGAGCTTCCGCGTGCCGACCTCGGACGTGTCGGTGGTCGACCTGACCGTCGAGCTGGAAAAGGAAGCCACCTACGCCGAGATCTGCGCCGAAGTGAAGGCACAGAGCGAAGGCGCGCTGAAGGGCATCCTCGGCTACACCGAAGACAAGGTCGTGGCTACCGACTTCCGCGGTGAGACCCACACGTCGGTGTTCGATGCCGAAGCCGGCATTGCCCTGGACGGTACCTTCGTCAAGCTCGTGTCGTGGTACGACAACGAGTGGGGTTACTCCAACAAGTGCCTGGAAATGGCCAGGGTCGTCGCCGCCAAGTAA
- a CDS encoding OmpW/AlkL family protein: MRKTSPLIVASLAAALSLAAAPAMAQSKGDWTLSAGVHQVAPKSNNGWLAGGTLKVDVDNDVKPTITGEYFIADNLGIEVLAALPFKHDININGLGRVGSTKQLPPVVTVQYHFNSKGKVSPFIGAGVNYTTFFSEDTTGALKDSRLKLQDSWGLAAHAGVDFAIGEKGALRVDMRWIDIDSKVKLDGQKIGTVNIDPLVYGASYVFKF; the protein is encoded by the coding sequence ATGCGCAAGACCTCTCCCCTGATCGTGGCCAGCCTGGCCGCCGCCCTGTCCCTCGCCGCCGCCCCGGCGATGGCCCAGTCCAAGGGCGACTGGACCCTTTCGGCCGGCGTGCACCAGGTGGCACCGAAGTCGAACAACGGCTGGCTGGCCGGTGGCACGCTGAAGGTCGACGTCGACAACGACGTCAAGCCGACCATCACCGGCGAGTACTTCATCGCTGACAACCTGGGCATCGAAGTGCTGGCGGCACTGCCGTTCAAGCACGACATCAACATCAACGGCCTCGGCCGTGTCGGCAGCACCAAGCAGCTGCCGCCGGTGGTGACCGTGCAGTACCACTTCAACAGCAAGGGCAAGGTGTCGCCGTTCATCGGTGCGGGCGTGAACTACACGACCTTCTTCAGCGAAGACACCACGGGCGCGCTCAAGGACAGCCGGCTGAAGCTGCAGGACTCCTGGGGTCTGGCCGCGCACGCCGGCGTGGACTTCGCGATCGGCGAGAAGGGCGCGCTGCGCGTGGACATGCGCTGGATCGACATCGACAGCAAGGTGAAGCTGGACGGCCAGAAGATCGGTACGGTCAACATCGATCCGCTGGTCTACGGCGCCTCCTACGTCTTCAAGTTCTGA
- a CDS encoding GGDEF domain-containing protein, translating to MSITDRRITAVHADDGFARAFDEQVVWRMRWACAVAGIFSIGFAVLDHFWLPPDVHAQVLRWRLGLLLPVLLVAVALTFVPAFRRHLQWLGGGAVLISGLALVTMIWTAHRAGVDYPYEGVSLFLLLNYFLCGLRFGVATLTGTLIASAFVLAELQVGRHWAQMLQSVTFVLASNLAGIFGSYILERQARATWRAEQRLDALANHDGLTGLLNRRAFDRRANQIFQRYLRRPHARGALRIAMIDIDYFKRYNDHHGHPAGDAVLHAVAVTLAAQLRGADSVVARYGGEEFVALGQWSPGEPETAPFERMRQQVQALAIAHADSDAAPVVSVSIGVARWHDDGADSLEQALARADAALYRAKASGRNRVEVATDG from the coding sequence ATGAGCATCACGGACCGGCGCATCACGGCAGTACATGCGGACGACGGCTTTGCCCGCGCGTTCGATGAACAGGTGGTCTGGCGGATGCGCTGGGCCTGTGCCGTTGCCGGCATCTTTTCAATCGGCTTTGCCGTGCTGGACCATTTCTGGCTTCCGCCGGATGTGCATGCACAGGTACTGCGCTGGCGGCTCGGGCTGCTGCTGCCGGTACTGCTGGTGGCGGTAGCACTCACCTTCGTCCCGGCGTTCCGCCGCCATCTGCAGTGGCTGGGGGGCGGTGCGGTGCTGATCAGCGGGCTGGCGCTGGTGACGATGATCTGGACGGCGCATCGCGCCGGCGTGGATTATCCCTATGAAGGCGTCAGCCTGTTCCTGCTGCTGAACTACTTCCTGTGTGGCCTGCGCTTCGGCGTCGCCACGCTGACCGGAACCCTGATCGCATCGGCGTTCGTGCTGGCGGAGCTGCAGGTCGGCCGGCACTGGGCGCAGATGCTGCAGAGCGTGACGTTCGTGCTGGCCAGCAACCTGGCTGGCATCTTCGGTAGTTACATCCTGGAAAGGCAGGCGCGTGCAACCTGGCGCGCCGAGCAGCGGCTGGATGCACTGGCCAACCACGACGGATTGACCGGATTGCTCAACCGGCGCGCATTCGATCGTCGTGCCAACCAGATCTTCCAGCGTTATCTCCGCCGGCCGCACGCGCGTGGCGCCTTGCGCATCGCGATGATCGACATCGACTACTTCAAGCGCTACAACGACCATCATGGTCACCCGGCGGGCGATGCGGTCCTGCATGCGGTGGCGGTGACGCTGGCCGCGCAGCTTCGCGGCGCTGACTCGGTGGTGGCGCGGTACGGCGGTGAGGAGTTCGTGGCGCTGGGGCAGTGGTCGCCAGGCGAGCCGGAAACCGCGCCGTTCGAGCGGATGCGTCAGCAGGTCCAGGCGCTGGCGATCGCCCATGCCGATTCGGACGCCGCGCCGGTGGTGAGCGTCAGTATTGGTGTGGCGCGGTGGCATGACGATGGCGCCGATTCGCTGGAGCAGGCACTGGCGCGTGCGGATGCCGCGCTGTATCGGGCCAAGGCGTCCGGGCGCAACCGGGTCGAGGTGGCCACGGATGGGTAA
- a CDS encoding S1/P1 nuclease: MKALHSLFLAAAIAPALLSASAPAHAWGAQGHRLVAEVADSRLSPAARAEVDRLLATEPGATLASVAPWADQLRAKDPGLGRRSAGWHYVNIAEDGCHYEAPRHCTNGNCIVEALKAQSAILGDRSLTDGERLQALKFVVHLVGDIHQPMHAGYGHDKGGNDFQLQYGNRGTNLHSLWDSGMLNTRKLDDNGYLPVLRSLPAPKLARQSNPQRDPQAWAEASCRISMQAGVYPASRKIGDEYTARYRPVAEAQLRLAGENLAQLLNRVLAAR; this comes from the coding sequence ATGAAAGCCCTGCATTCCCTGTTCCTCGCCGCCGCGATCGCGCCGGCTCTGCTGTCCGCCTCCGCCCCTGCCCATGCCTGGGGCGCGCAAGGTCATCGCCTTGTCGCTGAGGTAGCGGATTCCCGCCTCTCGCCCGCTGCACGCGCCGAAGTCGACCGCCTGCTGGCCACCGAACCCGGCGCCACCCTCGCCAGCGTGGCGCCCTGGGCCGACCAGCTGCGCGCCAAGGACCCGGGCCTCGGCCGCCGTTCCGCCGGCTGGCATTACGTCAACATCGCCGAAGACGGCTGTCACTACGAAGCGCCGAGGCACTGCACCAACGGCAACTGCATCGTCGAGGCGCTGAAGGCACAGAGCGCGATCCTCGGCGATCGCAGCCTGACCGACGGCGAGCGGCTGCAGGCCCTGAAGTTCGTGGTGCATCTGGTCGGCGACATCCACCAGCCAATGCATGCCGGCTACGGTCACGACAAGGGCGGCAACGACTTCCAGCTGCAGTACGGCAACCGCGGCACCAACCTCCATTCGCTGTGGGACAGCGGCATGCTCAACACCCGCAAGCTGGACGACAACGGCTATCTGCCGGTGCTGCGGTCGCTGCCGGCGCCGAAACTGGCGCGCCAGTCCAATCCGCAGCGCGATCCGCAGGCGTGGGCTGAAGCCAGCTGCCGCATTTCGATGCAAGCCGGCGTTTATCCAGCCTCGCGTAAGATCGGCGATGAATACACCGCGCGCTACCGCCCGGTGGCGGAAGCGCAGCTGCGGCTGGCCGGCGAGAATCTGGCGCAGCTGCTGAACCGCGTGCTCGCCGCACGCTGA
- a CDS encoding MBL fold metallo-hydrolase, translated as MPVQVQSFFHRDSNTFSYLVSDPASGEAALIDPVLDYDPDTDASSESPVQPALHAIEQQGLRLRWLLETHAHADHVSAGRRLKQRFPHATLAIGEGIRAVQATFAPRFGLQLPAADNIFDHLFADGETFTLGEVRGQVIAVPGHTSDSIAYLIGDALFTGDSLFMPDGGTARCDFPGGDAAQLYRSIQRLLALPESTRVFVCHDYGPGGRDIANETTIGEQRARNIHVHDGVAEADFVSVRQARDATLAEPALMQPAVKANIQGGA; from the coding sequence ATGCCGGTCCAGGTCCAGTCGTTCTTCCATCGTGACAGCAATACCTTCAGCTACCTGGTCAGCGACCCGGCCAGCGGCGAGGCTGCGCTGATCGATCCGGTCCTGGACTACGACCCGGACACCGATGCCAGCAGCGAGTCGCCGGTCCAGCCGGCACTGCACGCGATCGAGCAGCAGGGGCTGCGGCTGAGGTGGCTGCTGGAGACCCACGCCCACGCCGACCATGTGTCGGCCGGGCGGCGGCTCAAGCAGCGTTTCCCTCACGCCACGCTGGCCATCGGTGAAGGCATCCGCGCCGTGCAGGCGACCTTTGCGCCGCGGTTCGGCCTGCAGCTTCCTGCCGCGGACAACATCTTCGACCACCTGTTCGCCGACGGCGAGACCTTCACGCTGGGCGAAGTGCGCGGCCAGGTCATCGCCGTGCCCGGCCACACCAGCGACAGCATCGCCTACCTGATCGGCGACGCACTGTTTACGGGCGATTCGCTGTTCATGCCCGACGGCGGTACCGCCCGCTGCGATTTCCCCGGCGGCGATGCGGCGCAGCTGTACCGCTCGATCCAGCGCCTGCTGGCGCTGCCCGAGTCCACCCGTGTGTTCGTCTGCCACGACTATGGCCCGGGCGGCCGCGACATCGCCAACGAGACCACCATCGGCGAGCAGCGCGCGCGCAACATCCACGTGCATGACGGCGTGGCCGAAGCCGACTTCGTCAGCGTGCGCCAGGCCCGCGACGCCACGCTGGCCGAGCCGGCGCTGATGCAACCGGCGGTGAAGGCCAACATCCAGGGCGGCGCCTGA
- a CDS encoding M56 family metallopeptidase yields the protein MSEVLDSVWRASVWLALAVILLAAMRPLLLRLGGPSLAYRSWWLLPLLLAGLLLPLPALPLLQHVPTLPLNVMPVAPEGEPTQVMRWSQWLLLAWMLGVAISLLRSLRAQQRFERVLGRLQARVDGSWQASADPGLPALVGLWRPRIVVGPDFDQQFDAREQGLILAHERSHRRNGDHWANGALLLARAAFWFHPLMPWATRRFLRDQELACDARTIATQPALRGLYASTLLKAQLVHPVAPAVCHWRSQPVLKERIAMLKQSKRKALPWVSGQVLVVGVCAGLATVAWASQLGMAGVSSIGVEPAEYAQADAAAAGLQRPAQVERMAPPKYPESAFQQGLTGVVTLKVEIDAEGRPTDVQVLSATNPGVFDAVSITAAKGWTFRPALKDGRPVASAVRIPLTFSMSEDEREAERAR from the coding sequence ATGAGTGAGGTGCTCGACAGCGTGTGGCGGGCCAGCGTGTGGCTGGCGCTGGCGGTGATCCTGCTGGCGGCGATGCGGCCGCTGCTGCTGCGGCTGGGAGGGCCCTCGCTGGCCTATCGCAGCTGGTGGTTGTTGCCCCTGCTGCTGGCAGGCCTGTTGCTGCCGTTGCCTGCGCTGCCCCTGCTGCAGCATGTGCCGACCCTGCCCCTGAACGTGATGCCTGTCGCGCCGGAGGGCGAGCCCACCCAGGTCATGCGCTGGTCGCAATGGTTGCTGCTGGCCTGGATGCTTGGCGTGGCGATCAGTCTGCTGCGCAGCCTGCGCGCGCAGCAGCGCTTCGAACGTGTCCTGGGCCGTCTGCAGGCGCGCGTCGACGGCAGCTGGCAGGCCAGTGCCGATCCCGGTCTGCCGGCCCTGGTCGGCCTGTGGCGGCCGCGCATCGTGGTCGGCCCCGATTTCGACCAGCAGTTCGATGCACGCGAGCAGGGCTTGATCCTGGCACATGAACGCAGCCATCGCCGCAATGGCGATCACTGGGCGAACGGCGCGTTGCTGCTTGCACGCGCAGCGTTCTGGTTCCATCCGCTGATGCCGTGGGCAACACGCAGGTTCCTGCGCGACCAGGAACTGGCCTGCGACGCCCGCACCATTGCCACGCAGCCTGCGCTGCGCGGACTTTACGCCAGCACGCTGCTGAAGGCGCAGCTGGTTCACCCGGTTGCGCCGGCAGTGTGTCACTGGCGCAGCCAACCCGTGTTGAAGGAGCGAATCGCCATGTTGAAGCAGTCCAAGCGGAAGGCATTGCCGTGGGTGTCCGGGCAGGTGCTGGTGGTCGGGGTTTGCGCGGGCCTGGCCACGGTGGCGTGGGCAAGCCAGCTCGGGATGGCCGGCGTGTCGTCGATCGGCGTCGAGCCAGCCGAGTACGCGCAGGCCGATGCCGCTGCGGCCGGCCTGCAGCGTCCAGCGCAGGTCGAGAGGATGGCACCGCCGAAGTATCCGGAGTCTGCGTTCCAGCAGGGCCTGACCGGCGTCGTCACCTTGAAGGTCGAGATCGACGCAGAGGGCAGGCCGACCGACGTACAGGTGCTCAGTGCCACCAATCCCGGTGTGTTCGATGCGGTGTCGATCACGGCCGCCAAGGGCTGGACCTTCCGGCCGGCCCTGAAGGATGGGCGTCCGGTGGCTTCCGCCGTGCGCATTCCGCTGACGTTCTCCATGAGTGAGGACGAGAGGGAAGCGGAGCGCGCGCGGTGA
- a CDS encoding BlaI/MecI/CopY family transcriptional regulator: protein MNPISEAEAVVMEVLWQQAPRGADEVVAALVHRDWAEPTIKTLLNRLLTKGAIAAEREGRRYLYRPLLQREAWVAAQSQDFLGRVFEGRVAPLVAHFSERGQLSAQDIAELKKLIQELDHE, encoded by the coding sequence ATGAATCCGATCAGTGAGGCCGAAGCCGTCGTGATGGAAGTGCTGTGGCAGCAGGCGCCCCGCGGTGCCGATGAGGTGGTTGCCGCACTGGTCCATCGGGACTGGGCCGAACCGACCATCAAGACGCTGCTCAACCGCCTGCTGACCAAGGGCGCGATCGCTGCCGAACGCGAAGGCCGCCGCTATCTGTATCGGCCGCTGCTGCAGCGCGAGGCTTGGGTCGCGGCGCAGAGCCAGGACTTTCTGGGCCGGGTGTTCGAAGGACGGGTGGCGCCATTGGTTGCCCATTTCAGTGAGCGCGGCCAGCTCAGCGCGCAGGACATCGCCGAACTGAAGAAGCTGATCCAGGAGCTGGACCATGAGTGA
- a CDS encoding flavin reductase family protein, whose product MKPLPKKDFPVEQARRFLEPGPIVLVSTAWRGQRNLMTMGWHMVMGFSPSLVATYLWNENHSFALARGSGECVINVPGVELLDTVVDIGNCSGREVDKFAHFGLDALPAREVGAPLVGQCHSCFECRLYDDSQIETSNLFIWEIVRAHVAPRPKLPRTVHYRGDGRFMVAGAEVSRRRRFKPDML is encoded by the coding sequence ATGAAACCGCTGCCCAAGAAGGATTTCCCCGTCGAACAGGCCCGCCGCTTCCTCGAACCCGGCCCGATCGTGCTGGTCAGCACCGCATGGCGTGGCCAGCGCAACCTGATGACGATGGGCTGGCACATGGTGATGGGCTTCTCGCCATCACTGGTGGCGACCTATCTGTGGAACGAGAACCACAGCTTCGCGCTGGCGCGGGGCAGCGGCGAATGCGTGATCAATGTGCCGGGCGTGGAGCTGCTCGATACCGTAGTGGACATCGGCAACTGCAGCGGGCGGGAGGTCGACAAGTTCGCGCACTTCGGCCTGGATGCCCTGCCCGCCCGCGAGGTCGGCGCGCCGCTGGTCGGCCAGTGCCATTCGTGCTTCGAGTGCCGCCTGTACGACGACAGCCAGATCGAGACCAGCAACCTTTTCATCTGGGAGATCGTGCGTGCCCACGTCGCGCCACGGCCGAAACTGCCGCGCACCGTGCACTACCGTGGCGATGGCCGCTTCATGGTGGCCGGTGCGGAAGTCTCGCGTCGACGGCGGTTCAAGCCCGACATGCTGTAA
- a CDS encoding acetyl-CoA hydrolase/transferase C-terminal domain-containing protein gives MTEHLTDLDAAVDWLFARVEGPLRIGAPLALGKPHRLLNALYARVENDPSHPLQLYTALSLNPPKVRGSGLEARFLGPFAQRHFGEDFPRLAYADAIARDALPAHVQVEEFYMQSGALLGSRQAQSSYTSLNYTHAADAVAQRAPQVIVQKVAMRPDDRRLSLSCNNDITQDTLDAIAARGLPRPLMVAEIDPQLPYLGGTATVDVSFFDLVITPPPPYPALFGLPRQPVADADYAIGLYASTLVRDGGTLQIGIGTLADALSHALVLRHTDNARYRRVLHALDPQLARHPLVQEIGGLEPFEIGLYGCSEMLNEGFRRLVQTGVIKRKVHDDLALMQRIENGSTLSIDHATLAAEGEYLHGAFYLGSPEFYQWLRELPADERRAIGMRRISEINQLYGGNETLERLQRRHARFFNSCMMATALGAAVSDALDDGRVVSGVGGQYNFVAMAHALPEARSVLMFRAARDDKGHRESNVRWNYGHTTIPRHLRDIYLDEYGIADLRGLTDEDCVQAMAAITEAPFQQGLLQQAQAARKLLAAPQPDPQRLQRNTPQTLAAALAPFRSDGTLPDYPLGSDFNEIEQVLVKALSWLKANTQTRGDKLRTVWAALRQPAGDGDAVYLQRMGLQSPKDFNERLDARLLRLALARTA, from the coding sequence ATGACCGAACACCTCACCGACCTGGACGCCGCCGTCGATTGGCTGTTCGCGCGCGTGGAAGGGCCGCTGCGGATCGGAGCACCGCTGGCGCTGGGCAAGCCACACCGGTTGCTCAATGCACTGTATGCACGGGTCGAGAACGATCCCTCGCACCCCCTCCAGCTCTACACTGCCCTGTCGTTGAATCCGCCGAAGGTGCGGGGCAGCGGCCTGGAGGCCCGCTTCCTGGGCCCCTTCGCGCAGCGCCATTTCGGCGAGGATTTCCCCCGCCTGGCCTATGCCGACGCGATCGCCCGTGACGCACTGCCCGCCCATGTGCAGGTGGAGGAGTTCTACATGCAGTCCGGCGCCCTGCTCGGTTCCCGGCAGGCGCAGTCCAGCTACACCAGCCTCAACTACACCCATGCCGCTGATGCAGTGGCCCAGCGCGCGCCGCAGGTGATCGTGCAGAAGGTGGCGATGCGCCCGGACGATCGCCGCCTCTCGTTGTCCTGCAACAACGACATCACCCAGGACACGCTCGATGCAATCGCCGCACGCGGCCTGCCGCGTCCGCTGATGGTGGCCGAGATCGATCCGCAGCTGCCTTATCTGGGCGGCACCGCCACGGTCGATGTGTCCTTCTTCGACCTGGTCATCACCCCGCCGCCGCCGTATCCGGCGCTGTTCGGCCTGCCGCGGCAGCCGGTCGCCGACGCCGACTATGCGATCGGCCTGTATGCCAGCACCCTGGTGCGCGATGGCGGCACGCTGCAGATCGGCATCGGCACGCTGGCCGATGCACTCAGCCATGCACTGGTGCTGCGGCATACCGACAACGCGCGCTACCGGCGCGTGCTGCACGCGCTGGACCCGCAGCTTGCGCGACATCCGCTGGTACAGGAAATCGGCGGCCTGGAGCCGTTCGAGATCGGCCTGTACGGCTGCAGCGAGATGCTCAACGAGGGCTTCCGGCGGCTGGTCCAGACCGGCGTAATCAAGCGCAAGGTGCATGACGACCTGGCGCTGATGCAGCGCATCGAGAACGGCAGCACGCTGTCCATCGACCATGCCACGCTGGCCGCCGAAGGCGAATACCTGCATGGCGCGTTCTACCTGGGCTCGCCGGAGTTCTACCAGTGGCTGCGCGAGTTGCCGGCGGATGAACGTCGCGCCATCGGCATGCGCCGCATCAGTGAGATCAACCAGCTTTACGGCGGCAACGAGACGCTGGAGCGCCTGCAGCGCCGCCATGCACGCTTCTTCAATTCCTGCATGATGGCCACTGCGCTGGGTGCGGCGGTCTCCGATGCCCTGGACGATGGCCGCGTGGTCTCCGGCGTCGGCGGCCAGTACAACTTCGTGGCGATGGCCCATGCCCTGCCGGAAGCACGCAGCGTGCTGATGTTCCGCGCCGCGCGCGATGACAAGGGCCATCGCGAATCGAACGTGCGCTGGAATTATGGCCACACCACCATTCCCCGCCATCTGCGTGATATCTACCTGGACGAGTACGGCATCGCCGACCTGCGCGGGTTGACCGACGAGGACTGCGTGCAGGCAATGGCGGCGATCACCGAGGCGCCGTTCCAGCAGGGCCTGCTGCAGCAGGCACAGGCCGCGCGCAAGCTGCTGGCCGCACCGCAGCCCGATCCGCAGCGGCTGCAGCGCAATACCCCGCAGACCCTGGCCGCAGCGCTGGCCCCCTTCCGCTCCGACGGCACCCTGCCCGACTACCCGCTGGGCAGCGACTTCAATGAGATCGAGCAGGTACTGGTCAAGGCGCTGAGCTGGTTGAAGGCCAACACGCAGACCCGCGGCGACAAGCTGCGTACCGTCTGGGCAGCGCTGCGGCAACCGGCCGGCGATGGCGATGCGGTGTACCTGCAGCGCATGGGCCTGCAGTCACCGAAGGACTTCAACGAGCGGCTGGACGCGCGCCTGCTGCGGCTGGCGCTGGCACGCACGGCCTGA
- the tkt gene encoding transketolase has product MTQPTRRQLANAIRFLAADAVETAKSGHPGMPMGMADIAEVLWNDYLRHNPSNPHWFNRDRFVLSNGHGSMLQYALLHLSGYDLPIEQLKLFRQLGSHTAGHPERHETPGVETTTGPLGQGFANAVGFALAEKLLAQRFNRPELEVVDHRTWVFMGDGCLMEGVSHEAASLAGTWGLHKLVCFWDNNHISIDGNVEGWFTDNTPERFEAYGWNVVRDVDGHDPESIKAGIEAALSQSDKPTLICCRTTIGFGSPNKAGKESSHGAPLGKDELEATRKQLGWQYGPFEIPQAIYDGWRANGAGTLRQAEWEQLFDKYAAQYPAEAAELTRRSHGELPADFVAQADAYIAKVAAEGPTIASRKASQLAIEAFAPLLPEIVGGSADLAHSNLTLWKGSTSVASDDANANYVYYGVREFGMTAIANGLALHGGFIPFDATFLVFSDYARNGVRMSALIPAHAIHVYTHDSIGLGEDGPTHQPVEHLASLRYIPNNDVWRPCDAVESAVSWKAAITRQDGPSCLVFSRQNLPHQPRSAEQIAQIERGGYVLADAAGTPDVILIATGSEVSLATEAKAQLDAAGLKTRVVSMPSTDVFLRQDAAYRESVLPNAVRKRVAVEAGVTGFWRQFVGLDGAVIGIDTFGASAPADQLYKHFGITAAHVVDAAKAL; this is encoded by the coding sequence ATGACGCAGCCTACCCGTCGCCAGTTGGCCAACGCCATCCGCTTCCTTGCCGCCGATGCGGTTGAAACCGCAAAGTCCGGCCACCCCGGCATGCCCATGGGCATGGCCGACATCGCCGAAGTGCTCTGGAACGACTACCTTCGCCACAACCCGAGCAATCCGCACTGGTTCAACCGCGACCGTTTCGTGCTGTCCAACGGCCACGGCTCGATGCTGCAGTACGCGCTGCTGCACCTGAGCGGTTACGACCTGCCGATCGAGCAGCTCAAGCTGTTCCGCCAGCTTGGCAGCCACACCGCCGGTCACCCGGAGCGCCATGAAACTCCCGGCGTGGAAACCACCACCGGCCCGCTGGGCCAGGGTTTCGCCAATGCCGTGGGCTTCGCCCTGGCCGAGAAGCTGCTGGCGCAGCGCTTCAACCGTCCGGAACTGGAAGTGGTCGACCATCGCACCTGGGTGTTCATGGGCGATGGCTGCCTGATGGAAGGCGTCTCGCATGAAGCCGCTTCGCTGGCCGGCACCTGGGGCCTGCACAAGCTGGTCTGCTTCTGGGACAACAACCACATCTCCATCGATGGCAACGTCGAAGGCTGGTTCACCGACAACACGCCGGAGCGTTTCGAGGCCTATGGCTGGAACGTGGTCCGCGATGTCGATGGTCACGACCCGGAGAGCATCAAGGCCGGCATCGAGGCCGCGCTGTCGCAGAGCGACAAGCCGACCCTGATCTGCTGCCGCACCACGATCGGCTTTGGTTCGCCGAACAAGGCCGGCAAGGAATCCAGCCACGGTGCCCCGCTGGGCAAGGACGAGCTGGAAGCCACCCGCAAGCAGCTGGGCTGGCAGTACGGCCCGTTTGAAATCCCGCAGGCCATCTACGATGGCTGGCGCGCCAACGGTGCCGGCACCCTGCGCCAGGCCGAATGGGAACAGCTGTTCGACAAGTATGCGGCCCAGTATCCGGCCGAAGCCGCTGAACTGACCCGTCGTTCGCACGGCGAACTGCCGGCCGACTTCGTTGCCCAGGCCGACGCGTACATCGCCAAGGTCGCGGCTGAAGGCCCGACGATCGCCTCGCGCAAGGCCTCGCAGCTGGCCATCGAGGCCTTCGCGCCGCTGCTGCCGGAAATCGTCGGCGGCTCGGCCGACCTGGCGCACTCCAACCTGACCCTGTGGAAGGGCAGCACCTCGGTCGCCAGCGACGACGCCAACGCCAACTACGTGTATTACGGCGTGCGCGAGTTCGGCATGACCGCGATCGCCAACGGCCTGGCGCTGCATGGCGGCTTCATTCCGTTCGATGCCACCTTCCTGGTGTTCAGCGATTACGCCCGCAACGGCGTTCGCATGAGCGCGCTGATCCCGGCCCATGCCATCCACGTCTACACCCACGATTCGATTGGCCTGGGCGAAGACGGTCCGACCCACCAGCCGGTGGAGCATCTGGCCTCGCTGCGCTACATCCCGAACAACGACGTGTGGCGCCCGTGCGATGCCGTCGAGTCGGCGGTGAGCTGGAAGGCGGCGATCACCCGCCAGGACGGCCCGAGCTGCCTGGTGTTCAGCCGTCAGAACCTGCCGCACCAGCCACGGAGCGCCGAGCAGATCGCGCAGATCGAGCGTGGCGGCTATGTGCTGGCCGACGCCGCCGGTACCCCGGACGTGATCCTGATCGCCACCGGTTCGGAAGTCTCGCTGGCCACGGAAGCGAAAGCCCAGCTGGACGCGGCCGGCCTCAAGACCCGCGTGGTCTCGATGCCGTCCACCGATGTGTTCCTGCGCCAGGATGCGGCATATCGTGAATCGGTGCTGCCGAACGCCGTGCGCAAGCGCGTGGCGGTGGAAGCCGGCGTCACTGGTTTCTGGCGCCAGTTCGTCGGCCTGGACGGTGCGGTGATCGGTATCGACACCTTCGGTGCCTCGGCCCCGGCCGACCAGCTGTACAAGCACTTCGGCATCACCGCCGCGCACGTGGTGGACGCCGCCAAGGCGCTGTAA